One stretch of Novosphingobium pentaromativorans US6-1 DNA includes these proteins:
- a CDS encoding PrkA family serine protein kinase, translating to MATNDLFSKFMRSYEAHRDTEWTLEQYLSKCRDDKMLYAGAAERLLAAIGEPELVDTAKDARLGRIFMNRTIRVYPSFSEFYGMEDTIERIVSFFRHASQGLEEQKQILYLLGPVGGGKSSIAERIKALMEAYPIYVLKAGDEVSPVFESPLAIFDPDIDGPDIEESYGIPRRYLSRLISPWARKRLDEFGGDVSRFTVAKMMPSRVRQIAISKTEPGDENNQDISSLVGKVDIRKLELLSQNDPDAYSYSGGLNRANQGVLEFVEMFKAPIKMLHPLLTATQEGNYIGTENIGAIPFSGVILAHSNESEWQNFKNNRNNEAFIDRIYVIQVPYCLRIDEERKIYEKLLHNSQLAEAPCAPGTLDMLARFSVLTRLKAPENSSIYSKMRIYNGEMLRDIDPHAKTMQEYKDNAGVNEGMNGMSTRFAFKALAATFNHDTEEIAADPVHLMYVLESMVRQEQLPAETEAQYLEFIKGELAPRFAEFIGNEIQKAYLESYEDYGQNLFDRYVAYADAWIEDLDFKDPDTGQMLDRDVINQELTRIEKPAGIANPKDFRNEVVKFALRMRANNNGRNPKWNSYEKIREVIEKRMFSQVEDLLPVIGFSSKRDSETERKHDEFVTRLVERGYTPRQVRRLVEWYMRVKQAE from the coding sequence ATGGCCACGAATGATCTCTTTTCGAAGTTCATGCGCTCTTACGAAGCACACCGGGATACCGAGTGGACGCTTGAGCAGTACCTGAGCAAATGCCGCGACGACAAGATGCTCTATGCCGGTGCTGCCGAGCGCTTGCTGGCCGCGATCGGTGAGCCGGAACTCGTCGATACCGCCAAGGATGCAAGGCTCGGCCGCATCTTCATGAACCGGACGATCCGGGTCTATCCCAGCTTCTCCGAATTCTACGGCATGGAAGACACGATCGAACGGATAGTCTCGTTCTTCCGCCATGCCTCGCAAGGGCTCGAGGAACAGAAGCAAATCCTCTACCTGCTCGGCCCGGTCGGCGGCGGCAAGTCCTCCATCGCCGAAAGGATCAAGGCGCTGATGGAAGCCTATCCGATCTACGTGCTCAAGGCCGGAGACGAAGTGAGCCCAGTGTTCGAAAGCCCGTTGGCAATCTTCGATCCGGACATCGACGGCCCGGACATCGAGGAAAGTTACGGCATTCCGCGCCGCTATCTGTCACGGCTGATAAGCCCATGGGCGCGCAAGCGGCTCGACGAATTCGGGGGCGATGTTTCCCGCTTCACGGTGGCAAAGATGATGCCGTCGCGCGTGCGCCAGATCGCCATTTCAAAGACCGAGCCGGGCGACGAGAACAACCAGGACATTTCCTCGCTGGTCGGCAAGGTCGACATCCGCAAACTCGAACTGCTCTCGCAGAACGATCCGGACGCCTACAGCTACTCGGGCGGGCTCAACCGCGCCAACCAGGGCGTTCTCGAATTCGTCGAGATGTTCAAGGCCCCGATCAAGATGTTGCACCCGCTGCTGACGGCGACGCAGGAAGGCAACTACATCGGCACCGAGAATATCGGCGCGATCCCCTTTTCGGGGGTGATCCTGGCCCACTCGAACGAATCCGAATGGCAGAACTTCAAGAACAACCGCAACAATGAAGCCTTCATCGACCGCATCTACGTGATCCAGGTTCCCTATTGCCTGCGCATCGACGAAGAGCGGAAGATCTACGAAAAGCTGCTGCACAATTCCCAGCTGGCCGAAGCGCCCTGCGCGCCCGGCACGCTCGACATGCTGGCCCGCTTCTCGGTGCTGACCCGGCTCAAGGCACCGGAGAACAGCAGCATCTATTCGAAGATGCGCATCTACAACGGCGAGATGCTGCGCGACATCGATCCGCACGCCAAGACGATGCAGGAATACAAGGACAACGCCGGGGTCAACGAAGGCATGAACGGCATGTCCACGCGCTTTGCCTTCAAGGCGCTGGCAGCCACCTTCAACCACGACACCGAAGAGATCGCCGCCGATCCGGTGCACCTGATGTACGTGCTGGAATCGATGGTACGGCAGGAACAGCTCCCGGCCGAGACCGAGGCCCAGTACCTGGAATTCATCAAGGGTGAACTGGCGCCGCGCTTTGCCGAATTCATCGGCAACGAGATCCAGAAGGCCTACCTGGAATCCTACGAGGACTACGGGCAGAACCTGTTCGACCGCTATGTCGCCTATGCCGATGCCTGGATCGAGGATCTCGACTTCAAGGATCCGGACACCGGCCAGATGCTCGACCGCGACGTCATCAACCAGGAACTGACCCGGATCGAGAAGCCCGCCGGGATCGCCAACCCCAAGGACTTCCGCAACGAGGTGGTCAAGTTCGCACTGCGCATGCGGGCGAACAACAACGGCCGCAATCCGAAGTGGAATTCCTACGAGAAGATCCGCGAAGTGATCGAGAAGCGCATGTTCAGCCAGGTCGAGGACCTGCTGCCGGTCATCGGCTTCTCGTCGAAGCGGGACAGCGAGACCGAGCGCAAGCACGACGAGTTCGTCACCCGGCTCGTCGAACGCGGCTACACGCCCCGCCAGGTCCGGCGCCTCGTCGAATGGTACATGCGCGTCAAGCAGGCAGAGTAG
- a CDS encoding globin-coupled sensor protein produces the protein MANEKAYKCRDFAQLDGENYASYPAIKAIVDKHAPKALEKLYARIATDEQASSLLPNQQIRDHAASAQLAHWKALFSHRFDDEQVQRSEKIGRVHSEVGLDPSFYIGGYALVLEEMIERAMTSGLHNPLSARKTGKTIATLVKVALVDMEAAMSAYFREEERARRAVIASMGKALQAMKDGNLQAQLSDLPEEYQEITHDFHEMRRELSSIIVDISDAAGNIDTGSREISAAANDLADRTERSAAGISRTAEVMSEVNLGIQSTVASVKRVNESIAEVDNQAVAGGEIVTDAIGAMDKIKHSSEEIGQISEVIENIAFQINLLALNARVEAARAGEAGKGFAVVASEVGALAHRTSDSAKSIKELIAKSNGDVLAGVDLVAQTKSALEVIISRLAVARSEARDIATSASTQADSLQEINDEVQRMETSTQQNAAMVEESNAATRTLSQEASRLTEIVGRFRLERRSKIRDEQESIEQPHGDHAWTDNEDLALHRRYG, from the coding sequence ATGGCGAACGAGAAGGCTTACAAGTGCCGTGACTTCGCACAGCTCGATGGCGAGAACTACGCCAGCTATCCTGCGATCAAGGCGATCGTGGACAAGCACGCGCCCAAGGCGCTCGAGAAGCTTTATGCGCGCATCGCCACGGACGAGCAGGCCAGCAGCCTGTTGCCCAACCAGCAGATCCGCGATCACGCGGCCAGCGCCCAGCTTGCACACTGGAAGGCGCTGTTTTCGCACCGCTTCGACGACGAGCAGGTACAGCGCTCGGAGAAGATCGGGCGCGTTCACTCGGAAGTCGGCCTGGACCCTTCGTTTTATATCGGCGGCTATGCTCTCGTTCTCGAGGAAATGATCGAGCGGGCGATGACCTCGGGCCTGCACAATCCGCTCAGCGCGCGCAAGACCGGCAAGACGATCGCGACCCTGGTGAAAGTCGCCCTCGTCGACATGGAGGCCGCGATGTCGGCCTATTTCCGCGAAGAAGAGCGGGCTCGGCGCGCCGTCATCGCGTCGATGGGCAAGGCCCTCCAAGCGATGAAGGACGGCAACCTGCAGGCGCAGCTTTCCGACCTGCCCGAGGAATACCAGGAAATCACCCACGATTTCCACGAGATGCGCCGCGAATTGAGCTCGATCATCGTCGACATCTCGGATGCGGCCGGCAATATCGATACCGGCTCGCGCGAAATCAGCGCGGCCGCCAACGATCTGGCGGATCGCACCGAGCGTTCGGCCGCAGGCATCTCGCGCACCGCCGAAGTGATGAGCGAGGTCAACCTGGGCATCCAGTCGACCGTTGCAAGCGTGAAGCGGGTGAACGAGTCCATCGCCGAAGTCGACAATCAGGCCGTTGCGGGCGGGGAGATCGTCACTGATGCAATCGGCGCCATGGACAAGATCAAGCACTCGTCCGAGGAGATCGGCCAGATCAGTGAAGTGATCGAGAACATTGCGTTCCAGATCAACCTGCTGGCGCTCAACGCCCGGGTCGAGGCCGCACGCGCGGGTGAAGCGGGCAAGGGTTTCGCGGTCGTTGCCAGCGAAGTGGGCGCCCTGGCGCATCGTACAAGCGATTCCGCCAAGAGCATCAAGGAGCTCATCGCCAAGTCGAACGGCGATGTCCTGGCCGGCGTGGATCTCGTGGCCCAGACCAAGTCGGCTCTCGAGGTGATCATCTCGCGGCTTGCCGTTGCCCGCAGCGAGGCGCGCGACATCGCGACGAGCGCCTCGACCCAGGCCGACAGCCTGCAGGAGATCAACGACGAGGTGCAGCGCATGGAAACTTCCACGCAGCAGAACGCGGCGATGGTCGAGGAATCCAACGCGGCCACCCGCACGCTTTCGCAGGAGGCCAGCCGCCTGACCGAGATCGTCGGCCGCTTCCGCCTCGAGAGGCGAAGCAAGATTCGCGATGAGCAGGAAAGTATCGAACAGCCCCATGGCGATCATGCCTGGACCGACAACGAGGATCTTGCACTGCACCGTCGCTACGGTTGA
- a CDS encoding GumC family protein — MYARPQPLAKYQPRPDAPVDQGALIDLRAFMQVLRRRKKLVMIVSLIVFAIVAAIYFMIPPRYVATTTVALERGAEQVLKVDQVVPNVDPDSASVDTEVEVIKSPELAGEVVDKLQLTKDPEFNPALRDGEDAPVETQRNWAIGQLLSNLDVKRNGFSYAIDISYQSESPGTAAKVANTLAQTYIDNQKESKAGATGRASAFLEKQLEKMRGQVESAEADVARYRAQHGLFDIGQNSSVTQAELSSLNAQLAQLRADQAEADARLSTARAQLARGSNGQELGESLDSPVVSNLRAQRARLSGRVASLRQQFGPKYPELAAAKQELADIDEQIESEVKRIVANLSNEANAAHQRTASIQGSLNRAEGTLASDNAASVGLSELERKADSARTLYLTLLDRYKQTQAQKGLERSNSYIVALARVPGIPAFPNVIVFVLIGLIGAVATSTVVVAVMQLLDRGVETTSNLEKRLGVTVLNSIPDTKHLPELADLSEPIHPTQLVVERPQSSFAEAFRWLQTSIQISQPKRGPVVVAVTSALPGEGKTTVALSLARSAAMAGKRAVLVDCDLRRRVSNPGSGFEGSIGLRALLANEGELNQALYVDPETGLFILPRRNDEQHIQPFADTQEFADIITALRAQFDFIVLDTPPVLTIDDSRSIAARADSTILMVRWRKTPIRAAELALRQLETVGANVIGASLSMVDVSAQASIGYEDASYYYGAYKTYYA, encoded by the coding sequence ATGTACGCCAGACCACAGCCACTTGCCAAATATCAGCCTCGCCCCGACGCGCCTGTCGACCAGGGTGCATTGATCGATTTGCGCGCCTTCATGCAAGTCCTGCGGCGGCGCAAGAAGCTGGTCATGATTGTCAGTCTGATCGTTTTCGCGATCGTTGCCGCGATCTATTTCATGATCCCGCCGCGCTATGTCGCCACCACGACGGTTGCGCTTGAGCGTGGGGCAGAGCAGGTCCTCAAGGTCGATCAGGTCGTCCCCAACGTCGATCCCGATTCCGCCTCGGTCGATACCGAAGTCGAAGTGATCAAGTCGCCCGAACTTGCCGGCGAGGTGGTCGACAAGCTCCAGCTCACCAAGGATCCGGAATTCAATCCCGCCTTGCGCGACGGCGAGGATGCGCCGGTCGAGACGCAGCGCAACTGGGCGATCGGCCAGTTGCTCAGCAATCTGGACGTAAAACGCAACGGCTTCTCCTACGCGATCGACATCTCCTACCAGTCGGAATCGCCAGGCACGGCGGCGAAGGTCGCCAATACGCTGGCGCAGACCTACATCGACAACCAGAAGGAATCTAAGGCCGGCGCGACTGGCCGGGCCAGCGCATTCCTCGAAAAGCAGCTCGAGAAGATGCGCGGGCAGGTGGAGAGCGCAGAGGCCGACGTGGCCCGCTACCGCGCGCAGCATGGATTGTTCGACATCGGTCAGAACAGCAGTGTGACGCAGGCGGAACTTTCCAGCCTGAACGCTCAGCTGGCGCAGTTGCGCGCCGACCAGGCCGAGGCCGACGCCCGCCTGTCCACGGCCCGGGCCCAGCTTGCCCGTGGCAGCAATGGGCAGGAACTGGGCGAGTCCCTCGATTCCCCAGTTGTCAGCAACTTGCGCGCCCAGCGCGCCAGGCTTAGCGGCCGCGTCGCTTCGCTGCGCCAGCAGTTCGGCCCGAAGTATCCCGAACTCGCCGCAGCCAAGCAGGAACTCGCCGACATCGACGAGCAGATCGAGTCCGAGGTCAAGCGCATCGTCGCCAACCTGAGCAACGAAGCCAATGCAGCGCATCAGCGCACGGCTTCGATCCAGGGCTCGCTCAACCGTGCGGAAGGCACGCTGGCGAGCGACAATGCGGCGTCGGTTGGCCTGTCGGAGCTGGAGCGCAAGGCGGACTCCGCTCGCACCCTCTATCTCACGTTGCTTGACCGCTACAAGCAGACCCAGGCGCAGAAGGGGCTGGAGCGCAGCAATTCCTACATCGTCGCGCTGGCACGGGTGCCGGGTATTCCGGCCTTTCCCAATGTCATCGTGTTCGTCCTGATCGGGCTGATCGGTGCCGTCGCCACCTCGACTGTCGTGGTCGCGGTCATGCAGCTGCTCGACCGCGGCGTGGAAACCACCAGCAACCTGGAAAAGCGGCTGGGCGTGACCGTGCTCAACTCGATCCCGGACACCAAGCACCTGCCCGAGCTGGCGGACCTGAGCGAGCCGATCCACCCGACCCAGCTCGTGGTCGAGCGGCCGCAATCCTCGTTTGCGGAAGCGTTCCGCTGGTTGCAGACCTCGATCCAGATCAGCCAGCCCAAGCGCGGCCCGGTGGTCGTTGCGGTGACGTCCGCGCTGCCCGGCGAGGGCAAGACCACCGTCGCCCTCTCGCTGGCGCGTTCCGCGGCCATGGCGGGTAAGCGCGCCGTACTCGTCGATTGCGACTTGCGGCGCCGGGTATCCAATCCGGGCTCAGGCTTCGAGGGCTCGATCGGCTTGCGCGCACTGCTGGCAAACGAGGGCGAGCTGAACCAGGCGCTCTACGTCGATCCGGAAACGGGCCTGTTCATCCTGCCGCGCCGCAACGACGAGCAGCATATCCAGCCCTTCGCCGATACGCAGGAGTTCGCCGACATTATCACGGCCCTGCGCGCTCAGTTCGACTTTATTGTCCTCGATACCCCGCCGGTCCTTACCATCGACGACAGCCGTTCGATCGCAGCCAGGGCCGACAGCACGATCCTGATGGTGCGTTGGCGCAAGACGCCGATCCGGGCGGCCGAGCTGGCCCTGCGCCAGCTTGAGACCGTTGGGGCGAACGTGATCGGCGCAAGCCTGTCCATGGTCGACGTCTCGGCACAGGCCAGCATCGGCTACGAGGATGCCAGTTACTATTACGGTGCGTACAAGACCTATTATGCGTGA
- a CDS encoding polysaccharide pyruvyl transferase family protein has protein sequence MNEFSRMPQRLSAQPLIRALGEELGNVFSQTIPTGPLALVDFPDHSNVGDSAIWLGEMAWLRAQGRTPAYTAALNNVSVDDLRQACPAGPILIHGGGNFGTSWMKHEELRLHLLESFPGRPIVQLPQSIHYNDEAAAAKMARAIAAHGAFTLLTRDIASFEFARRQFDCDVHLAPDSALMMGPQEREASQEPILALLRTDHERTADTSAVPAGVEQVDWLHEDGREKLQLRARAKLARVLGRGEQDKRLRRYQALAERRVQRGLAMLSRGRVVVTDRLHAHILSVLLDIPHVALDNNYGKVSGFARQWTGNYEGYRSAATRAEAFEIACADLGAN, from the coding sequence ATGAACGAGTTTTCCCGCATGCCACAAAGACTTTCCGCCCAGCCCCTGATCCGCGCACTGGGAGAAGAACTGGGCAATGTCTTCTCGCAGACGATACCGACCGGGCCGCTGGCCCTGGTGGACTTTCCCGATCACTCGAACGTCGGGGATTCCGCCATATGGCTCGGCGAGATGGCGTGGCTGCGCGCGCAAGGCCGAACGCCTGCCTATACCGCTGCTTTGAACAACGTCAGCGTCGATGACCTTCGGCAGGCCTGCCCCGCAGGACCGATCCTGATCCACGGCGGCGGCAATTTCGGCACGAGCTGGATGAAGCACGAGGAACTGCGGCTGCACTTGCTGGAAAGCTTCCCGGGCCGACCCATCGTGCAACTGCCGCAATCGATCCACTACAACGACGAGGCGGCGGCGGCAAAGATGGCGCGCGCGATCGCTGCGCACGGCGCCTTCACGTTGCTGACGCGCGATATCGCCTCGTTCGAATTCGCCCGCCGCCAGTTCGATTGCGACGTGCACCTGGCGCCGGACAGCGCGTTGATGATGGGACCGCAAGAGCGCGAAGCCTCGCAGGAACCGATCCTGGCATTGCTGCGCACCGATCATGAACGCACCGCCGATACTTCTGCGGTTCCGGCCGGGGTGGAGCAAGTGGACTGGCTTCACGAAGACGGGCGCGAAAAGCTCCAGCTAAGGGCCCGGGCAAAGCTGGCCCGCGTGCTGGGACGAGGCGAGCAGGACAAGCGCCTGCGCCGCTACCAGGCACTGGCGGAGCGGCGCGTGCAGCGCGGTCTGGCCATGTTGTCTCGCGGCCGCGTGGTCGTGACCGACCGGCTCCACGCGCACATCCTGTCGGTGTTGCTCGATATCCCGCACGTGGCGCTGGACAACAACTACGGCAAGGTCAGCGGTTTCGCACGCCAGTGGACCGGCAACTACGAAGGCTATCGCAGCGCCGCCACCCGCGCCGAGGCCTTCGAAATAGCCTGCGCGGATCTGGGCGCTAACTGA
- a CDS encoding lipopolysaccharide biosynthesis protein, with the protein MAGDTFAKDSFASSQGARFDTQLRKQSKHSIGWSILRFASDQVFSFIVFVLLARLLTRADIGAFALMAIFAEVFRTISMAGLTQTVARESELTGAFTDTVYRSHMGFSLATSAIIIALAHPFAAFMNAPQIALPLQVLSIVLPISALGQTHMALRLREFGHKTTALRSVASGIGGGGTAIVAALLGFGLWSLVIQRILTEIISTILSRHAYRWKPGWDWQWSILKRNLGINGSLTAVQLVYIATTRLQELVIGNVIGVVAVGIYRTAWRTVDIISNGAIRPFTTVAMQTLARVKDDRVELARAYQWMISKAAIISFPALMGFGVLAPLAIPTVFGDKWAAAGELAQVFAFMAIPFTLNQFASPSLGALGASRSLLTISLTQLSLTAIFTLIAAPYGVFAVACAYVVRSYLTLPLQIFLLGRVSGIGLRHTWSAIWQPLTASVLMGLVLHFTMPATRALVAHPGVPELAGSWLVLVLNMAIGALVYGIAVIALSPVWRGLALKTLRKFR; encoded by the coding sequence GTGGCCGGTGACACTTTCGCCAAGGATTCCTTCGCGTCCTCGCAAGGGGCGCGGTTCGACACGCAGCTGCGCAAGCAGAGCAAGCATTCGATCGGCTGGTCGATCCTGCGCTTCGCCTCAGACCAGGTCTTCTCCTTCATCGTCTTCGTGCTGCTGGCACGCCTGCTCACGCGGGCTGACATCGGCGCCTTCGCGCTCATGGCGATCTTCGCAGAGGTGTTCCGTACCATCAGCATGGCCGGCCTGACCCAGACCGTCGCCCGCGAATCGGAACTGACCGGCGCGTTTACCGACACCGTATATCGCAGCCATATGGGCTTCTCGCTGGCGACAAGCGCCATCATTATCGCCCTCGCCCATCCTTTCGCCGCCTTCATGAATGCGCCGCAGATCGCGCTGCCGCTTCAGGTGCTGAGCATCGTCCTGCCGATTTCCGCACTGGGCCAGACGCACATGGCGCTGCGCCTGCGCGAGTTCGGGCACAAGACAACCGCGCTGCGTTCGGTCGCCAGCGGCATCGGCGGGGGCGGCACGGCCATCGTCGCCGCCCTGCTCGGCTTCGGCCTGTGGTCGCTCGTGATCCAGCGCATCCTCACCGAGATCATCAGCACCATCCTGTCGCGCCATGCCTATCGCTGGAAGCCGGGCTGGGACTGGCAATGGTCGATCCTCAAGCGCAACCTCGGCATCAACGGCAGCCTCACCGCGGTACAGCTGGTCTACATCGCCACCACACGCCTGCAGGAGCTGGTCATCGGCAACGTCATCGGCGTCGTCGCGGTCGGTATCTACCGCACGGCCTGGCGCACCGTCGACATCATCTCCAACGGCGCCATCCGTCCCTTCACCACGGTCGCCATGCAGACACTGGCGCGCGTCAAGGACGATCGGGTCGAACTGGCCCGCGCCTACCAGTGGATGATCTCGAAGGCCGCGATCATCTCCTTCCCCGCGCTGATGGGCTTCGGCGTGCTGGCGCCGCTGGCGATCCCCACCGTGTTCGGTGACAAGTGGGCCGCGGCTGGCGAACTTGCGCAAGTCTTCGCCTTCATGGCCATTCCCTTCACGCTCAACCAGTTCGCCTCGCCTTCGCTGGGCGCACTGGGAGCGAGCCGGAGCCTGCTGACGATCTCGCTGACCCAGCTCAGCCTCACCGCGATCTTCACGCTCATCGCTGCGCCCTACGGCGTCTTCGCGGTCGCCTGCGCCTATGTCGTGCGTTCGTACCTGACCCTGCCCCTGCAGATCTTCCTGCTCGGGCGCGTTTCCGGAATCGGCCTGCGCCATACCTGGAGCGCGATCTGGCAGCCGCTGACGGCTTCGGTGCTGATGGGCCTCGTCCTTCACTTCACCATGCCCGCCACCCGCGCGCTCGTCGCCCATCCCGGGGTGCCGGAACTGGCCGGCTCCTGGTTGGTTCTTGTCCTCAACATGGCGATCGGCGCGCTGGTCTACGGCATTGCCGTGATCGCTCTCAGCCCGGTCTGGCGGGGCCTTGCCCTCAAGACCCTGCGAAAGTTTCGATGA
- a CDS encoding glycosyltransferase family 25 protein — protein sequence MAENASPCPVVVISMTDAHQRRAAFSARARDAKVPWCFVDARTELVEGLSYDEQAVERNKGRQLTKGERGCYSSHFAVWQDMVRSGTRQCIVLEDDVIVDWAFLEQLCATDLEAHAIPYLRLYAKVPTFSRVVRRDFLQHSRSVIELVGHPYGTQGYAITLSGARRFMAASATVCRPIDDQMDRSWDHGVRNYALFPAPIVEEFVPSGIGAERFGAGRGAAYHAPRQRLARWIDRQRIRAKKLSVLRGR from the coding sequence ATGGCTGAAAACGCATCCCCCTGCCCGGTTGTCGTCATTTCGATGACCGATGCCCATCAACGCCGCGCCGCGTTCTCGGCTCGTGCCCGGGATGCGAAAGTGCCGTGGTGCTTCGTCGATGCCCGCACCGAGCTGGTCGAAGGCCTCAGCTATGACGAACAGGCGGTGGAGCGCAACAAGGGCCGCCAGCTCACGAAAGGCGAGCGCGGCTGCTATTCCAGCCACTTCGCAGTGTGGCAGGACATGGTGCGCAGCGGCACGCGGCAATGCATCGTCCTGGAAGACGACGTCATCGTCGACTGGGCCTTCCTCGAACAGCTGTGCGCGACCGATCTGGAAGCCCACGCGATCCCCTACCTGCGCCTCTATGCCAAGGTGCCTACCTTCAGCCGCGTGGTGCGGCGCGATTTCCTGCAGCATTCGCGCTCGGTGATCGAGCTGGTCGGCCATCCCTACGGAACGCAAGGCTATGCGATCACCCTGAGCGGCGCGCGGCGCTTCATGGCAGCCAGCGCTACCGTCTGCCGCCCGATCGACGACCAGATGGACCGCTCGTGGGACCACGGGGTGCGCAACTACGCCCTGTTTCCAGCCCCGATCGTCGAGGAATTCGTGCCCTCCGGCATCGGCGCGGAGCGTTTCGGCGCTGGACGCGGCGCTGCCTACCACGCCCCGCGCCAGCGCCTTGCGCGCTGGATCGACCGTCAACGCATTCGTGCCAAGAAACTGAGCGTCCTGCGTGGCCGGTGA
- a CDS encoding glycosyltransferase, whose amino-acid sequence MSPPLISVIIPVWNGSDVIGRCLTALREQTLPAGQFEVIVVDNGSTDNSVQIAREFPEVVVYTEQRPGSYAARNRGLAHARGRYIAFTDADCRPDPHWLEKALKGAERNPRAGVLAGQICLFEEGEFSNALFSDYERLFSFPQAFARRGNCATANWMSRREIFDKLGGFDENLKSGGDRAMALRIRGAGYPLVYVPEMIVGHPVRATREELIRKRRRLSGGRWDRTQPSGRLARVLGVTLYDTIRRIRRVWMAPGLTIGRKIALVRLTMDLSVVATREYWRLFFGRRSARQ is encoded by the coding sequence ATGTCTCCACCATTGATCAGCGTAATCATTCCGGTCTGGAACGGCAGCGACGTGATCGGCCGGTGCCTGACCGCGCTGCGCGAACAGACCCTGCCGGCCGGGCAGTTCGAAGTTATCGTGGTCGACAACGGATCGACGGACAATTCGGTGCAAATCGCGCGCGAATTCCCGGAAGTGGTGGTTTACACCGAACAGCGCCCCGGTTCCTATGCCGCGCGAAATCGCGGCCTTGCGCATGCGCGCGGGCGTTACATCGCCTTTACCGATGCCGATTGCCGGCCGGATCCGCATTGGCTGGAAAAGGCCCTGAAAGGGGCCGAGCGCAACCCCAGGGCGGGTGTTCTTGCAGGGCAGATCTGCCTGTTCGAAGAGGGTGAGTTCTCCAACGCCCTGTTCAGCGATTACGAGCGTCTGTTCAGCTTCCCGCAAGCCTTTGCGCGCCGCGGCAATTGCGCAACGGCCAACTGGATGAGCCGGCGCGAGATCTTCGACAAGCTCGGTGGTTTCGACGAAAACCTTAAGTCGGGCGGCGACAGGGCCATGGCTCTGCGTATTCGCGGGGCCGGGTATCCGCTCGTCTATGTGCCCGAAATGATCGTCGGGCACCCCGTTCGTGCTACCCGGGAAGAATTAATCCGAAAACGTCGCAGGCTCAGCGGTGGCCGGTGGGACAGGACGCAACCATCGGGAAGACTTGCAAGAGTTCTGGGAGTCACGTTATATGACACGATCAGACGAATAAGACGCGTCTGGATGGCGCCCGGTCTTACTATTGGCCGCAAGATTGCGTTGGTGCGCCTCACTATGGACCTTTCGGTCGTTGCTACTCGTGAATACTGGCGGCTATTTTTTGGCCGTCGATCCGCAAGACAGTGA
- a CDS encoding glycosyltransferase family 2 protein — translation MTSPKFSVVLPLYNKADHVAASIESALKQSLPPFEVIVVNDCSTDGSREIVAAIDDERVRIFDRDRPGPGGYAARNLAIREARGDWIAFLDADDFWHEDHLEVLAGAIARAPAAGVAATRFNHVFETHSQPQRIARALENGAVLDFAQFLEAWLEVRECPMWTGAIALRRDLLLEAGLFPEGRAVRGGDKDLWLRAMRHSVFTYDARFTADFSRDSTNKVSKSTNTLSTPCLIDTARAMLSGAGPREKRLLRLLINQEIAHYTRYSLKLDSRIRIPLRDVALPEGWGTLALLAVTRWTPASLRKSAYQLIKSVRAKHIGAGQTV, via the coding sequence ATGACGTCTCCCAAGTTCTCTGTGGTATTACCGCTCTACAACAAGGCCGATCATGTCGCGGCCTCGATCGAGAGCGCGCTGAAGCAGAGCCTGCCACCGTTCGAAGTGATCGTGGTCAACGACTGCTCGACCGATGGCAGCCGCGAAATCGTGGCGGCCATCGATGACGAACGCGTGCGTATTTTTGACCGCGACCGACCCGGACCGGGTGGCTATGCCGCACGAAACCTCGCCATTCGTGAGGCGCGGGGCGACTGGATCGCTTTTCTCGATGCCGACGATTTCTGGCACGAGGATCATCTCGAGGTGCTCGCAGGGGCCATCGCCAGGGCTCCTGCGGCCGGTGTCGCGGCAACCCGCTTCAATCACGTATTCGAAACCCACAGCCAGCCCCAGCGCATCGCCCGGGCTTTGGAAAACGGGGCTGTTCTGGACTTTGCGCAGTTCCTCGAAGCATGGCTGGAAGTGCGCGAATGCCCGATGTGGACCGGCGCGATCGCCTTGCGGCGCGACCTCTTGCTCGAAGCCGGTCTCTTTCCGGAGGGGCGCGCCGTGCGCGGCGGCGACAAGGATCTTTGGCTCAGGGCCATGCGCCATTCTGTCTTTACCTACGATGCCCGGTTCACCGCCGACTTCAGCCGCGATTCCACCAACAAGGTCAGCAAGTCGACGAACACGCTTTCGACGCCCTGTCTGATCGATACGGCGCGGGCGATGCTCTCAGGGGCGGGGCCGCGGGAGAAGCGCCTCTTGCGTCTCCTTATCAATCAGGAAATCGCGCACTACACGCGCTATTCGCTCAAGCTGGACAGCCGTATCCGCATTCCCTTGCGCGATGTGGCCCTGCCTGAGGGCTGGGGCACTCTGGCGTTACTGGCCGTCACCCGCTGGACGCCCGCGTCCTTGCGCAAATCGGCCTATCAGTTGATCAAATCAGTTCGGGCGAAACATATCGGGGCAGGGCAGACCGTATGA